Below is a genomic region from Neoarius graeffei isolate fNeoGra1 chromosome 12, fNeoGra1.pri, whole genome shotgun sequence.
cgaccTCCATCACTGCAACTGAGTCAAACACGTGAtcattttaagaaacaggtgaaacagtttttatggagtaaattccaaacccagttttatgtGTAGTATATAACTAATTTATCATCATTTCGGTgctatttctgtaatctagttggaCCCCCCCCTTACCGCCcccccactacaccaccttgcatagatagatagatagactattATTTTTAGGCccacacttattattattattatcatcatcatcatcatcatcatcagtagcGGTAGGTAGGCCTAtcatcattactaggctattgttataactggaagtagcatcagacttctaatgtgagcttgcaggcattattattattattactattattattatgagtagtggtaggcctattatcattactatgctatagctatataattatgaggttacatgttttgctgttattattattattaatattattatcagTAAGCCTATTATCATTGCTAGGTTATTGCTATAACTGGGAATTGGCACTAGACCTCTGATACGAATTtatgctttattattgttattattactagGCCTAATAATAGGCATATCATCTGCATGTTTTACAGAAGCCTGCAGGTAGGTGATGTTAAtgtgagacctgagcctgctttgccttgcaAAGATCCTCAATTCTTGGTGCAATGTCTGATAAACATAGCCGCAAATCATCCTCGGTTTGTGCACGATTGCGGTGTTTCATTTTGAGTGCAGTCGTTTTTgagaatcctgcctcacacaaataTGTGGACACGAAAGGGAGGAGACTCTTCAAGGCGACGTCGCAGAGTTGAGGGcattcctgcatcaatgctgcccagaatgacgaaagagggcaggaggtaaaaagttccttcagcctacggtcactcttcagctcaataagctgttcctgcatatcaattgacagctcgtttgctgggcacacaaatggatctcgaacccacgcaaaagagcgataatcctctttaAAGTACGTCACAAATTCTTCTCATTGCAGACAGGTGCTCAGACGCTGACTGAAATAGAGAGGAGAAATTGTGTGACGTGCCTGCATcagtgataaagtctgcaaggctggggAACATGTCGCAGTTCCCTCGACTGATGCGGCCATGCCAGAGGTCAATTTTTTGTGTGAAGGCGTCCACTCTGTCTGTGAGGAGCAAAATATGAGTTTCGCGGCCTTGCAGAGACAGGCTGAGGCCATTCAAAcggtcaaatatatcgaccaaataggaCAGAGACGCAAGCCACGTAGTGTCATCCAGATGCTTCGCCAGATCTGATTTGATTTCTGTCAAAAAAACACTTCACCTCCTCTCACAGCTCATACAACCGCTGCAACACCCGCCCCCTGGAGAGCCAGCGAActtcagtgtgcagaagcagctgttcgtgccccgaccccatctcctggcagaggaccccaaacaagcgagagtttagcCGCCGTGATTTGATTAGATTTGTAATTTTCACGGATTGGTTCAGCACGGAGTCATTTTTTTAGCAGCTAATGCTTCGCGATGGACCATACAATGTGTCCATTTCACAAGTGGAGCTACTTGCTGAGCACGAGCAGCTAGGCCACGCTCGCGGCTTGTCATTGCCCGTGCACCATCCGTGCATAGGCCAACGCATCGGTCCCAAGCCAAACCATTTTCACGGATAAAAatatcaaggacattgaagatggcttCTCCTGTAGCGTGCGACTGAAGAGGCCGGCAAAACAGGACATCCTCCTCAATCGCCTTGTCACGCAGATACCTGACATAGGCGAGGAGCTGTGCCTGCCCAGCAATATCAGCGGATTCACCCAGCTGCAGCGCGTAGCAAGGACTCTGTTTTATGAACTCTAGGAGTTGCTCTCTGATGTCATTAGACGTGTCTGAAATCCTCCTAGCGACTGTGTCATTGGACAGTGGTACTGCACCGAgtttggctgctgcactatctCCTATCATTATGCTGCACGTCTTGTGTGGCCGGCAAAATGAGAGTCTCGGCAATTGTATGCGGTTGACCCAGTTTAGCTATTCTTTTGGTCGCTACATACGATGCCTCCAAACACTGTTTAGACGCAGCACTGTGCACTGAAATGGCTGCCTGTTGCTGATGGAGGCCATCAAGCTTTCTTTTAAAATATTCTGCCGGTTTATCTTTAATAGCAGCATGTTTTgtttcgaggtgccttttaagtttgcagGGCTTCATGCTGTCGTTTGCTAGCAGctcggcacacacgacacactgaggTCTCAGATCAGCCGTGACTGTAAATCCAAACTGCAGCTATGCTTCATCGTACCTTCAAAGCTTTTTTGCAGCTGGTGGTGCGTCGGTTGCCTTGTTGGTCCTCACTAGAAATCTTTCCATTTTTGTTAATTATAATTTGGATGTGTGGCTATGTTAAGAGACGAGTATCGGGGACTAATCAGACGGGACTTATGCACGTTCTTTAATGCAAGTGTTTAACGATTTTGCAGGCAATACCAATTTTATTTgaagacttaaaggaacagtccaccgtacttccataatgaaatatgcttttatctgaattgagacgagctgctccgtacctctccgagctttgtgcgacctcccagtcagtcagacgcgttgtcactcctgttagcaatgtagctaggctcagtatggccaatggtattttttggggctgtagttagatgcgaccaaactcttccgcgtttttcctgtttacataggtttatatgagcagtgatatgaaacaagttcagttacacaaattgaaacgtggcgattttctatgctatggaaagtgcgcactataatgagaggcgtactaacaccttctgcgtgcttcggcagcgcattgatatctgagctccgtatcaatgcgctgccgaagcgcgcagaaggtgttagtacgcctctcattatagtgcgcactttccatagcatagaaaatcgctacgtttcaatttgtgtaactgaacttgtttcatatcactgctcatataaacctatgtaaacaggaaaaacgcggaagagtttggtcgcatctaactacagccccaaaaaataccattggccatactgagcctagctacattgctaacaggagtgacagcgcgtctgactgcgtctgactgactgggaggtcgcacaaagctcggagaggtacggagcagctcgtctcaattcagataagagcatatttcattatggaagtacggtggactgttcctttaagattgtagtcctgagtgagtgagtgagtgagtgagtgagtgagtgagtgattgtcttAGCCGCGTGTGTCGTATGTGTTGCAACACGGTGAAAAAGGCAGAGGCTTACCCTATTATCTAAGTACACACTTAGCAGTTAAAAAATAGTGAGGGCTGATATTgggatagtctttaaaaagactgtttgggtttgaaGTAAAGGCCTAAAGGAGATCGATATCAACACTGATAACAGATAGGCTAGCGAGAGCTGGCACAAGCGAACTTGGCAAGAGACTAGACGAGAGTGAATGAAGCTCAACGCATGTGCAGACGCTTatatagtaggctagcctagcagTTACGTGACATCGCGTCACAGGCTCAAAATACAGTACTACCCCCTGTATTGGTAAATTTAAAATGAAACTGTGTGGTTGATTTGTTTCTGTGTTATAGTAGTCCAACCACTTGCATTTTCGACATGGGGAATTTTcgtgattttttttcctgattttttccccctcatcctAGCCTACTCGCACCCACCCGGGAGAGTGTCCGCCCCCCCGAGGGGCAGGCCCCACCGGTTGAGAACCACCGCTGtagagtaaagcagtgtttgtttagattagatagaactttattgatccgtttgggagggttccctcagggaaattcaaacagtttaccctctttctgcgttgccatgggggttggactgtctactacagtaattacagtaggctagcctggggacgtcttgatgaagtttttcatgaatgagtcgagcgcATGCTAAGCGTGCTAATGAGTAGAATAACACACAGTtccagcctcgttttacaggtaaagagttcaggtttgtccataagtcattaatacactacaaccccgattccaaaaaagttgggacaaagtacaaattgtaaataaaaacagaatgcaataatttacaaatctcaaaaactgatattgtattcacaatagaacatagacaacatatcaaatgtcgaaagtgagacattttgaaatttcatgccaaatattggctcatttgaaatttcatgaaagcaacacatctcaaaaaagttgggacaagggcaataagaggctggaaaagttaaaggtacaaaaaaggaacagctggaggaccaaattgcaactcattaggtcaattggcaataggtcattaacatgactgggtataaaaagagcatcttggagtggcagcggctctcagaagtaaagatgggaagaggatcaccaatccccctaattctgcaccgacaaatagtggagcaatatcagaaaggagttcgacagtgtaaaactgcaaagagtttgaacatatcatcatctacagtgcataatatcatcaaaagattcagagaatctggaagaatctctgtgtgtaagggtcaaggccggaaaaccatactgggtgcccgtgatcttcgggcccttagacggcactgcatcacatacaggcatgcttctgtattggaaatcacaaaatgggctcaggaatatttccagagaacattatctgtgaacacaattcaccgtgccatccgccgtcgccagctaaaactctatagttcaaagatgaagccgtatctaaacacgatccagaagcgcagacgtcttctctgggccaaggctcatttaaaatggactgtggcaaagtggaaaactgttctgtggtcagacgaatcaaaatttgaagttctttatggaaatcagggacaccgagtcattcggactaaagaggagaaggacgacccaagttgttatcagcgctcagttcagaagcctgcatctctgatggtatggggttgcattagtgcgtgtggcatgggcagcttacacatctggaaagacaccatcaatgctgaaaggtatatccaggttctagagcaacatatgctcccatccagacgacgtctctttcagggaagaccttgcattttccaacatgacaatgccaaaccacatactgcatcaattacagcatcatggctgcgtagaagaagggtccgggtactgaactggccagcctgcagtccagatctttcacccatagaaaacatttggcgcatcataaaacggaagatacgacaaaaaagacctaagacagttgagcaactagaatcctacattagacaagaatgggttaacattcctctccctaaacttgagcaacttgtctcctcagtccccagacgtttacagactgttgtaaagagaaaaggggatgtctcacagtgggaaacatggccttgtcccaacttttttgagatgtgttgtcatgaaatttaaaatcacctaatttttctctttaaatgatacattttctcagtttaaacatttgatatgtcatctatgttctattctgaataaaatatggaattctgaaacttccacatcattgcattccgtttttatttacaatttgtactttgtcccaacttttttggaatcggggttgtatttcagatgtatagtgaaaaaataaaaagaatcgacattgtcaccttagCAGCCCTttggctttgccccttcagtactgaagagctacactcagccttgcgcccaaatgacgtcacgcatcgcccttccaacaggcaacatggcagcgtcctggtggcattagagcagcgatacaaaaacgctcacaactttcttacaaatgctcaaacatgcctgaaacttttcttacaggctctcaatattacaagctaccgaCCCGTGCATggatttactttacattttctattcctttaaaagGCAAGCTCATCATTACAGCAATTATATggtaattatatttaaaaaataaataaatgcaattaaatgaTTAAAGCGATTAAAGTAGCCAAATTAAACTAACATATTATTATGAATAGTATTATTTTCATTTCTTTCACCAATGAAAACATGCTGGCTGTTGTTGTTGCTATGGCAACAGGCAAGCTCATTAAATAATTTAGACAGGCTTGGGTTTGAAGCCTCAAACAGTCATCAGgactttttaattatttttgcaAAAGCTTACAAAATTAAACTGACCATCGACAAAACAATATTTATACATTTATATCAGGATGCAGTTTCCATTACTGCAGGAAATTTCCAAAAGCCTGTGTGTGCGTCTTACCGTGACCTCCTGGTACTGCTCCATGCCATTGAGTACGACCTCGATGACCTGCCTGCGCATCTTCACACTCTGATAATTCCGGTACTCCGTACTGGTCAGGTAGAAGAGAGCGGCGCTGCCTGTCACCTGGATACTCTTATCATACTTATGACACTTCAGAGCTGCTATCACCAGCTGGAGGTaggggaaggggggagagagcgaGCAagtgacagaggagtttacacttagaGAGACAAATTAAGAAATAACCTCAAAATAAAAAAACTTAACTATCATCTTCTCTGTAgcctgtgtgtgcgcgcatgcacctgtgtgtgtgtgtgtgtgtgtgtgtgtcggtgtgTACCTGCACTGCTCGGACCAGGTTGTTGCAGTGCTGTATCCGGACGAAGTCAAACAGCTGGTTGATGGCTCTGTGTGCAAGTTCAGGACGATGTTCAGTGTAAGCTTCGATAGTATTCAGCACCTGCTCTTCATTTTTAGAGCCTGTCACCTATAACACACATCAAGGATGTCATAAAACAGTAATATAACCGAGTGGCACATTGTTAACTTATTGATTCATAAAACAAtgtgttgcgtcacatgaccactaGGGGGAGACAAAACATCATGTTCTGTAATAGCTGTCAGTTTATTTGCACTATTTATTTCATTCTGTTAAGCCAATAAAGAAACAAAGCATTAcaccttctcatctcattatctctagctgctttatccttctacagggttgcaggcaagctggatcctatcccagctgactacgggtgaaaggcggggttcaccctggacaagtcgccaggtcatcacagggctgacacatagacacagacaaccattcacactcacattcacacctacgctcaatttagagtcaccagttaacctaacctgcatgtctttggactgtgggggaaaccggagcacccggaggaaacccacgcggacacggggagaacatgcaaactccgcacagaaaggccctcgccggccacggggctcgaacccaggaccttcttgctgtgaggcgacagcactaaccactacaccaccgtgccgcccgcattacaccttattatttaaaaaaaatctgtgtagaataataattcttgacttTTCATAATTAAAGTGGACTAAGAACATCTTTACCCCTAACAGTTTCCAAGTGTGAAGGTCATGTTTGGTTGAAAATACACTGGAGTGTCTTCAGTAGCATCACAAACTGAACTAACACTTCAGCCCcgccccaaatccattttaaacAGCTTGCAACATTTACACAAACACCCGAATCTATATAAATCTCATTTTCAGCttcatacaggaaaaaaaaaagaaaaccatacACACCAAGAAAATAAAAAGCCAAATTGTCGAAGAACTGGATTTTTACTGCATCACAGAAAAAGGAGTAAGTAGTTAGCAAGTGTAAAGCATAATGTTTTCGGTTAAAGACCTTCCTCacaaaaaaaacacttttatacaaaatacagaagaagaagaaagaagaagcctttatttgtcacatgcacacttcaagcacagtgaaattcatcctctgcatttaacccatctgaagcagtgaacacacacacacacacacacacacacccagagcagtgggcagccacactacagcgcccggggagcagtcaggggttcggtacctcgctcaagggcacctcacgttaacctaacctgcatgtctttggactgtgggggaaaccggagcacccggaggaaacccacgcggacacggggagaacatgcaaactccgcacagaaaggccctcgccggccacggggctcgaacccggaccttcttgctgtgaggcgacagcgctaaccactacaccaccgtgccaccgacaAAATACAGGATATGCTTTGTGTTTACAAAAGGAGAAGTCATGCAGAATTTGTGAAATCTATTTCCAAAGTAAATGTCTGAATATTTAGCTGATTACGACAGATGGATGAAAGTGTgagaacatggaaaggatcccttttgtaaacatcagaaaacagcaCCATGGGATAACTGACTACAGGCACTGAATATTTGGATTATGTTGTATAGACGTTCTGCGGTTGCCAGTTACAACGTTCTAACTCAATGCTGGACcgatttcaatcatttttgtccCTAATAAGAATTTAGACCCAAACAGATAGCAAAATAGGGCTCAGGTTAAAAAAATCCTGgaattttcctttaaaaaaagaacaaaaagagaCACTTAAAAAAGTCTAACACATCTAAAAGCATGGGAGTAGAAATGAAAGTGACGAGTCAGATAAAGAAATTCAACAGCTGTGCTGGTCGTACCTTAAAGGCTGGGATGTGCATGACGTTACACAGTGTAGTGTTATAAAGACCCAAAAACTGCAAAGGCCTCTTCAACCCCTGGAACGGATAGATACTGCTCTTACAGGGCTCGATGCTGGGGGGGGAATGGAGGGAGAggcaggggggagagagagagagagagagagagagagagagagagagagagagagacagagggagggagagagagagacagacagagggagggagacagagagagcaagagacagacagacagagggagggagggagggagagagagagagagaggcgggggaagagagagaaagggggcggggaagagagagagggagggagggagagaaaggggcaggggaagagagagacagacggacagacagagggagggagagccggacagacagagggagggagggagggagggacggacagacggagggagggacagacagacagggagggagggacagacagagggagggaaggagagggagagaaaggggcagggaagagagagagaaagggggcggggaagagagagagggagagaaaggggcggggggagagagacatacagacagagggagggagggagacagagggagggagagacagacagacagagggagggagggagggagacagagggagagaaaggggcgggggaagagagagacagacagacagagggagggagggagaaagagagagagacagacagacagagggagagggagagagagagagacagacagacagagggagagggggagagagagagagagagagagagagagagagagagagacagacagacagatggagggaGGGTGAGAGATATTATTGTAAATCATATGTATGcaactcattgttttccaaataAGATTTGTGACATTTCCTATGTGGGCGTGTACCTGGGCGGTCCCATGGCCTCCTCGATGTACGGCACGGTGCAGTTGTCCAGCATGATGTGTCCCGAGATGTCCAGCGAGACGAGGTTCCCTAAACTCTGCATGATGTTCGTCAGGATCTTCCTCGTCAGCTTGAACTTGGAGGAGCGCTGATTTTCCCGTGAGATATCTAAATGCCTGTGAAAGAACGCAGGTTTAATAATAAAAATCACTGTCTATCTGACCCAGTGAAGGGGGAGGGGCTTCTGAGTCCCTgccactatggacccttttcacgtgacgtcacgacaaacgcggccgccattttggacatgtactaccagtagtttaccacagccaacattgaggaacggcagcaaagaaagtttttactttcagcaagacttccatcatgccactatattgttgtgcacctggatgtagtaaccatcaacaaacaaggcaaggtttatcattttatcggatcccgacggagaagatggatagcggccattaacagattggcagtcctcggcataccaacgcttgtgtagtgaccactttgttggaggtaagacgaataaaattagccagaaaaggcattacattgctgttaacattctgtggcggcgagtgtgtaaccaaataggctaaaataaccctttgtaatctctttgttcttctgtagtagctattgttgactagctaatgtcaacaacatagtagctggtatgttactgtagcaatgtttacgttcagtcatttggatgactgttaaaacctttcagtctcaagtttttcctttactggatttactagtttactgtaattatgatccggcagctatttacaccggatccagtgtaaatagctgccggagcgcgctctggcttgctccccctcaaattaagcagcgcgctccggcttgctccccctcaaattaagcagcgcgctccggcttgctccccctcaaattacgcagcacgctccggcttgctcccggagcaagccagagcgcgctgcgtaatttgagggggagcaagccagagcgcgctccggaacctcggccggagcactccgggagcaagccggagcgcgctccggaacctcggacgttggcgtgcatgtgtatggcgatgggttttaaacgacataggtatacagatcatgtgggccgaagtcaggtaaagacgagggcttcgtgtacttccgtacgtcagtgaacaatcctggtggaagcaggtaaacgtcgttctctaagcctgctaacctcaatttttgcaaatacctctccctctgctcgccctgtaaatgccctacgtcgctggatagtgaaggtgttttctgcatctcgctcctttttcttttatgtttttcgtttgtcgccttcctcgcattcaaactgattcaagccgaagtccactacctgtccaaaatggcggtcgcgtttacgaaggtcacgtgactgaaaagggtctataggaggTATGGCTACTGTGTGTGCTACTGTgtgtcagttccagtgaaggaagtATATtcactgtcaatcacagtgaaagaggcgtggcctctctgcTTGTCACACTGAAGATGTGGTCTAGTTTTTCAAAACTGACCTTATAAGGAGATTATATGTTTTTTGTCTAGAGAGACGATCTTACCGTTTCATAATTACACCCAATATAATACAATAAAATCTTAACtggataataaatataaaaatgtaaAATTGATCACCTAATTTCACGATCAGCTGAATGTAAATTGTGCCGATTAAATGAAATCCCTCCTCACCTCAGTCGGCTCATGTGCAGGATGGTGGTGATGAGCTCCTCGTTCAGGTCCACGTTGTAGAGCACGAGCGAGACCAGCTGCTCCCTCCACCGTGCGAGGAAGAAAGGGCGGGGCAGGTGGACTGAGGACAGGTCCAGCGCTTTGAGTGTGTCCAGTGGCTTCAGCAGAGCTTCTGGGTCTACTTCCACTGGCAGACTGCCAACGTTCAACATGCACAGCCTCCTGAAGCCCTGGAACGAGAAGTCAGTGCCATCGCAGAACTCCTCGTCATCCTCATCGTCGTCGTCATCGTCATCGGCGGAGGACTTGCGCAAGAAGATGTTGGAGCAGCCAAAGAGGCTGAGGGACACGAGTGTGTGGCGGAAGTTGTGCAGAGTGCGGAGGCTCCGGGTCGTCAAGTGATTACAGCACGTCAGGTGGAGCTCCATCAGATCCTGAAAAATGAAGCTTATGAGTTACAGAAACATCCTAATGAGAGGCACTGGAGATGAAGAGCGCAGGGTTGAAACCGCTCTCGAAATAAAATGATTCAGTAAGGTGTTGTAGCAGCAACACGACATTATTACAGTGCTAGAGCAAATAAACAAGCTATTATGGTGTTATAGCAAGCAAATGAGTTATTAACATATCATAACTATTAACACTACTACTAAGCTGGAAAAATGACTTAAGTAATATAGTTATAAAATGACAAGGTGTTATAGCAATGAAGTAACACTGTTAATGTGTTATAGCACTAAATCAACTTGTTGGCATTATTGCAATAAAATGACATTATTAAGCAGTTATAACAATACAATGAATCATTATTAaggtgttataaaaaaaaatcatcatcaagGGTTTATAGCATACTAATGAgcgctgtgtgagagagaacgcTGAATGAGAGAGTGCGCTGTGTGAGAGAACCTGTTTCCCGATGGCCTCGAGGTCTCGGTCTCGTACAATGTCCTCTCTGAGGTGCAGTCGGCTCAGTCGGGTGCTGTGTGGATCACAGAAGAGCTGAAAGAAACCATCCTGAGGCTCAAACTCACTGTCTGTGTGCACCAGCTCCATGTACCTGCGCCAGAGGAACGGGGTTAATAACACTGTACCTGCGCCAGAGGAACGGGGTTAATAACACTGTACCTGCGCCAAAGGAACGGGCATGATCATGTGATTCACAGCAGTACTGTACCTGACTGAGGTGGTTACAATATAAAATCCATAACATAGCAAATGAAGAATTAACATAGGATTAATATAGAACTAATGAAGAGCAAACATAAGGCCTAATATAGGATTAATGTAGGATTAACATAGAGATAAAAACAAGTTATGATTAAGGGGTTATTAAGGCATCTGTAATAAAATTAGGCATTTTGCTATTAcagagctatagaaataaaatgaCTTATTAAAGGGTAATAGGGATAAAAATGAATTAAGGGATTATAACAGTAAAAAGATTTACACTGTTATAGCaactaaaaaataaatacaactaAAATAAAGTGGCTCATATTAAAGTGTTATAGCAATAAAATGAGGTATTATTACAGTGCTATTGAAATAAGATTTAATAAGGGATTTTAGCAATAAAACAATATTAAGtggttttaacaataaacatggtTATTATTAAGGTGTTATTAAAAAAATTCTTGGTGAGATGGACTCATAATAACTTATAATTAGCGAAACTTAAGAAGCAAAATTCAGACAGGTCTTGACTGAGCGACTGACTGACAGTCTGGggacgttattattatta
It encodes:
- the zer1 gene encoding protein zer-1 homolog is translated as MATKAGDDPESLMSLCTVFCLKNLRRTMCYTGERNKLCLRPDIFLPSEICDKLVNVYMELVHTDSEFEPQDGFFQLFCDPHSTRLSRLHLREDIVRDRDLEAIGKQDLMELHLTCCNHLTTRSLRTLHNFRHTLVSLSLFGCSNIFLRKSSADDDDDDDEDDEEFCDGTDFSFQGFRRLCMLNVGSLPVEVDPEALLKPLDTLKALDLSSVHLPRPFFLARWREQLVSLVLYNVDLNEELITTILHMSRLRHLDISRENQRSSKFKLTRKILTNIMQSLGNLVSLDISGHIMLDNCTVPYIEEAMGPPSIEPCKSSIYPFQGLKRPLQFLGLYNTTLCNVMHIPAFKVTGSKNEEQVLNTIEAYTEHRPELAHRAINQLFDFVRIQHCNNLVRAVQLVIAALKCHKYDKSIQVTGSAALFYLTSTEYRNYQSVKMRRQVIEVVLNGMEQYQEVTVQRNCCLTLCNFNIPDELEFQYHRVNMLLLKILEPARQDESIQRIAVHLCNALVCQVDNDHKEAVGKMGFVKTMLNLIQKKLHDRLCDQVMEFSWSALWNITDETPDNCQMFLNCSGMNLFLDCLKEFPDKQELHRNMLGLLGNVAEVKELRPQLLTSQFITVFSNLLGSKADGIEVSYNACGVLSHIMFDGPEVWTVENPNRETVMDKMWDAIQSWDVTSRRNINYRSFEPILRLLPQSISPVSQHWATWALYNLVSVYPNKYCPLLVKEGGIALLKKVLELESSHQDTKTMARKVMEQCENFKEDPMDTSR